GTGTTCGCCCGGAGGAGTTGGTCGAGGGCCAGCCGCCACTTCGGGTGGTGCCGGACGGTGTCCGGGATGCCGGCCGCCTGACACCGCGCGCGGTCCACGTCCCACGACTCGGGTAGGAACAGGTCGGCGTCCAACAGGGTACGAAAGGTGCCCTTGGTGACCCCCACGTGGACGGTCACGATCCCATTGTCGACCTTGCCCACACACCCCAGGTACTGCCGTTGGACGCCCGGAGTGTGATCCCCCCACTTCCGGCTGCTCGTCTCGTCGATCACCCCGACCGTTCCGACGGGATCGGTCGGGAGATCGGCCAGCGTATCGGCCACGAATCGGTGCAACCGCGTCCGGGCCTCGTCGTACGACCACACCGAGGTCGTCACGAACAACTGGAGGGTACGGACCGTCGTCCCGCTCGCCAACGCGATCGGTTCGATCGATTTCCGCGGCAGGTCGGATAACAGGCCCCGACAATACGTGTCGAAGTGGGCGGCCGTGCGGTCCTGCCGGAACACGTCCCGATACCGGCCCAGATACCGGGCGAACGCCGGGCCGACGCCCACGATTTCCTGCTCGGTCATGTGATTCCTCCTAAATCCTTCCCTCCCATCCTATTAAATTACTGCGCTGTACTGCTAGTGGTCCTGGCCAGAAGTCGTGCACGAAAGTCAGTGGGCATGGCTGGCGAACCACTGCCGCATCTGCGGGTTGGTCCAGGTCCACTCAAACGGGTGGGCGTAGAGCCGGTTGTACTCGGGACCGGAGGCCAAGACATGTGCGATGAACGCCCCCCGATCGTCCCACGAACCTCGCCGCAGGTAGTGGTAGCCAAACGCTCCGACCAGCATCTCGGCTTGATTCAACCACGAGGCGTGAGCCGGGGTCAGCCGGGGTCGCCACCACCCCCTGCAACCAGCCAAATAGTCCTGCGTGTCGCCGGCGGTATGGCTGGGGTCACCGTCTTGGATCAGAAAGACACCATGGAGTCCTCGGTGCCGACGACGAAAAGCCCTCAACGCGCGGATGTCGTGGGCCGCGTCCTTCTTGACCTCGACCGCCACCTCCATTCGGCCCGTGTGGACGATGAGGAACAGCAGCAGGTTGACCGTTCCGTGCCGGGTGTACTCGAACTCCCGCTGCTCGATCGCGCCGGGGATCGCCCGCCGGATCGGGTCGCGTTCCAGAACCTGGAGGTTGGGCACCTCATCAACCGCCACCGTCCAGACACCCCGACGGGCCAACGGTCCGGCATTCCCGTAGCACCAGAGCACCTTTTCGGCCCGCTCCTTGAAGGTGGCGTCCAGGCGGGCCGTTCGCCAGTATCGGGTGCGGTGTGGTTGCAGATCCACCTCGTCCAGAATCCGCCGGATGGTGCGTGGGCTGATGGTGTCCACAATGCCATCGGCGACCGCTTGACGTGCCAGATCCTGGCTGGTCCAGTGGGTGATGTGCAAGCCTTTGGCGACGGGCTCCAGGCACGCCAACGCGACGATCTGGGCGCGCTGGAGGGGGGGGAAATCTCCGGCGGCCGTCCCACCCGGGCGTCGTCCCGCAGGAGTTCGTTCAGTCCACCGTGTTCGTACCGACGGCAAACCCGCCAGACGGTGGAGGGATCACACTCCAACCGAGAGGCCACGTCCTGGACGCGATCCCCGGCCGCGAGGGCCAAGACGATCCGCGCGTGTTGTACTTGGAACCACGGTAATCGCCGACTTCGGGCTACGGTTTCCAGGATGGGCCGATCCGCCGGGGACAGCGTCACGGGCGAGGGCCTGCGGCCACGCATGGGAATACCCTAAGTGGTCCGTTTCACAGGGTGCCCCTAGGCTGATCGGAAGTCGGTCTTTTGAGGTGCGAGGGTTCATCCCGGATTTGGTTCGCCGTTAGTCGTGCATGGGCCCGGATTCACGAATCGGCGACGGAGCCATTGCACGGTTTTCCCGAAGGTTCGGGCGGCCCAGTTGTTCACGGCTTTCTCCGGGACGCGATCGATCTCGGCCCGCATCTGCTCCGGCGTCACCTCCCCCAGCAATGCGCCCAGACCGGCACTCAATACCGTCAGGCCGCTCTGGGATTGGTCCCGGGACAGCCGCTTCTGGACTCCGAACGCGGATTCCAACACGTCCGTCGATCCGACCAGGCGTTCCCCGACCGGCAACCCACGGCCGTACCGCCCCACGTACGCCCGCAACCGATTCCGCAAGGCCGCGGTCGTCGGGTGGTCGCTGACGCCCAACCGGTCCCACGTGTCGTCGAGCGCGGCTTCGCCCCGGGTGAACAGTCCGTCCACCCGCACCTGATCCAGCATCGCGCGGACGAGGTCGTGCTGCTCGCCCCACGCCTGCACGGCGTTCGCGTACTCCGACACCCAGGCGTAATGCCGGACCACGTCGGCGTCCGGGGCCGCATCCCGTAACCTCCGCAGCACGAGCCGGCCGAAGCGGACGAACGTCCCGGCGCTCAGGAACCGCGCCTTGTTGCGCAGCTTGGGGGCCAGCAGATGCGCCGCACGGGTCTGGCGGATGGTCGCGGCCGTCTCGGTCATCCGCCGGGTGAACGCGGCCCACTGGGGGTCGTTCGCCCAGTAGTACTTCAGCAGGTTGGCCGCATGGTGGGCGGCATCCGAGACGGACACCGTCTGCGGATGCTGGTCCCGGAAGCGGTCGATCCCCCGTTGCAAATCCGACCCGCCGTCGGCCACGATCTGGTGGGGCACCCCGGTCCGGGCGACGGCCACCTCCAACGCGTCGGCCACCCGCTCCTGGTTCGACGTCGCCATCGGCACCATCGCGACGAGGTGGAGGTCGGCGAGTTGCAGGGGGCGGACGCCGAACGGGACGTGGTCGAGCGGTACCCCGACGATGACGAACAGCTTGGTCGCGCCGATTGGCAGCGTGTGGTCGATCAACCACACCCAGCGGTGGTCGTGGGACAGCGGTCGGGTCAGGTGGGCGTAGCCCAACCGCAGGACCCACGCGCGAACGGTGGTGGCGGAGGGGGTCCGATCGGGGGTCCGGTCGGTGTCACCCGCGGTCGCGAAGACGGCGAGAGCGGCCGCCGTCCCGCGGAACGACAAGCCGGCCTGCCGCACTAACGTTACGGCGAGGGCGATGACCGCGACGTCGTACTGCCCACCCCGGGGCCGGTCCTGTTTTTTTGAGGCGCCGGCGGTGGGCCCGCCGGTGGTTCCGAAGTCGGGCGGCGGGCGGCGGCGAGTTGCTGCTCGAGCTGGGTGACGCGCTCCTGGAGTTGCTCGGCCCGCGCCCGGTGTCCGGCGCGGGAGGCCTCCAGATCGCGGACGCGAATGGTCAGGGCTTTCCGCTCGGCCTTGCGGGCGGTCGCTTTCGCCTTCCAGGCGTCCCGCGAGCGGACCAGTTTGGGGATCAGAATCCGGGGTGGGGTAT
This portion of the Fimbriiglobus ruber genome encodes:
- a CDS encoding transposase, with the protein product MPSVRTRWTERTPAGRRPGGTAAGDFPPLQRAQIVALACLEPVAKGLHITHWTSQDLARQAVADGIVDTISPRTIRRILDEVDLQPHRTRYWRTARLDATFKERAEKVLWCYGNAGPLARRGVWTVAVDEVPNLQVLERDPIRRAIPGAIEQREFEYTRHGTVNLLLFLIVHTGRMEVAVEVKKDAAHDIRALRAFRRRHRGLHGVFLIQDGDPSHTAGDTQDYLAGCRGWWRPRLTPAHASWLNQAEMLVGAFGYHYLRRGSWDDRGAFIAHVLASGPEYNRLYAHPFEWTWTNPQMRQWFASHAH